One region of Proteiniborus sp. DW1 genomic DNA includes:
- the grdC gene encoding glycine/sarcosine/betaine reductase complex component C subunit beta has translation MSFPVIKGAGYILAHTPDMVIHNGTTQTSERVINPNSEYLKELPKHLRSFEEVVSYPPNQTYIGSITPQELGQFEQPWYDKKVEGANRFGKLGEIMPQDEFIGLMQICDAFDLVKLEKSFAADVKEKLTKHPLMKEELVAKIKEGETIEDIKKLIDEHHAEAIYNNNELVGCVKRAHEIDVNLNAHVLFENLVVKASGVLAMLNLLDKNGIDPNSIEYVVECSEEACGDMNQRGGGNFAKAIAEMAGCNNATGSDTRGFCAAPTHALIEAAALVQAGVYKNVVLVAGGASAKLGMNGKDHVKKGLPILEDAVAGFAVLVSENDGVNPILRTDLVGRHTVGTGSSPQAVITSLITTPLDKGNLKITDIDKYSVEMQNPDITKPAGAGDVPAANYKMIAALGVKRGELERADVATFGDKYGLPGWAPTQGHIPSGVPYVGFAIDDLTKGDVNRAMIVGKGSLFLGRMTNLFDGVSIVLERNSGKVDDGKGVSEEEVKKLVAEAMREFASHLLGN, from the coding sequence ATGTCATTCCCAGTAATAAAAGGTGCTGGATATATTCTAGCCCATACACCAGACATGGTGATACACAATGGTACAACACAAACTTCAGAAAGAGTTATTAACCCTAACTCAGAGTACTTAAAAGAGCTTCCAAAGCATTTACGTAGCTTTGAAGAAGTAGTAAGCTATCCACCAAATCAAACATATATAGGATCCATTACTCCACAAGAGTTAGGACAATTTGAACAGCCATGGTACGACAAAAAAGTAGAAGGTGCTAATAGATTTGGTAAACTAGGCGAAATCATGCCACAAGATGAATTTATAGGCTTAATGCAAATATGTGATGCTTTTGATCTTGTTAAATTAGAAAAAAGCTTTGCAGCTGATGTAAAAGAAAAATTAACTAAGCATCCTTTAATGAAAGAAGAGCTAGTTGCTAAGATAAAAGAAGGCGAAACAATAGAAGATATTAAGAAATTAATTGATGAGCATCATGCTGAAGCAATCTACAACAACAACGAGCTTGTAGGCTGTGTAAAAAGAGCACATGAAATAGATGTGAACTTAAATGCACATGTTTTATTTGAAAATTTAGTTGTTAAAGCATCAGGTGTTCTAGCGATGTTAAACTTATTAGATAAAAATGGAATTGATCCAAATAGTATAGAATATGTAGTTGAATGTTCAGAAGAAGCTTGTGGAGATATGAACCAAAGAGGTGGAGGAAACTTTGCTAAGGCAATAGCTGAAATGGCGGGCTGTAACAATGCTACAGGTTCAGATACAAGAGGATTCTGTGCTGCCCCTACTCATGCATTAATAGAAGCAGCTGCATTAGTACAAGCGGGAGTATATAAAAATGTTGTTTTAGTAGCAGGTGGAGCTTCAGCGAAATTAGGTATGAACGGTAAGGACCATGTTAAAAAAGGCTTACCTATACTAGAAGATGCTGTAGCAGGATTTGCTGTATTAGTAAGTGAAAATGATGGAGTTAATCCTATTTTAAGAACTGACCTAGTAGGTCGTCACACAGTAGGAACTGGTTCATCACCACAAGCAGTTATAACATCACTTATTACTACTCCATTAGATAAAGGAAACTTAAAGATTACTGACATAGACAAATACTCTGTTGAAATGCAAAATCCAGACATAACTAAACCAGCAGGAGCAGGAGATGTTCCAGCAGCAAACTATAAGATGATAGCTGCCCTTGGAGTTAAGAGAGGAGAGCTTGAAAGAGCAGATGTGGCTACATTTGGAGATAAATACGGTTTACCAGGATGGGCTCCAACTCAAGGACATATTCCTTCAGGAGTTCCATATGTAGGATTTGCTATTGATGATTTAACTAAAGGCGACGTAAACAGAGCTATGATAGTAGGTAAAGGAAGCTTGTTCTTAGGACGTATGACAAACCTATTTGATGGTGTTTCTATAGTTTTAGAGAGAAACAGTGGAAAAGTTGACGACGGTAAAGGCGTATCAGAAGAAGAAGTTAAGAAATTAGTAGCAGAGGCTATGAGAGAATTCGCGTCACATCTATTAGGAAATTAG
- the grdD gene encoding glycine/sarcosine/betaine reductase complex component C subunit alpha, translated as MSDNIKNMIGKVFNDIADAMETGQFGQKVRVGITVLGSEHGVENIVRGAELAQKRNSSVEVVLIGPKVDTELKIYEANTEDEQHKRMEELLDSGEINSAVTMHYTFPLGVSTVGRVVTPGKGKEMFIATTTGTSSAHRVEGMVKNALYGIITAKAMGIKKPTVGLLNVDGVRQVERALNELKSNGYDFDFAESMRSDGGSVMRGNDLLTGTPDVMVTDSLTGNLLMKIFSSYTTGGDYEAMGFGYGPGIGEDYERTILILSRASGVPVVANAIEFAAGLAQGKVIDISKEEFAKAKKAKFDDILKGLKKDTKKESTEDSGEVVAPAKEVVTGSISGVDIMELEDAVVTLWKNGIYAESGMGCTGPIVMVNEAKVDQAVEVLAKAGYIAGESTPC; from the coding sequence ATGTCAGATAATATAAAAAACATGATAGGCAAGGTATTTAATGACATAGCAGACGCTATGGAAACTGGGCAATTTGGACAAAAAGTAAGAGTTGGTATCACAGTATTAGGAAGCGAGCATGGAGTGGAAAACATTGTCAGAGGAGCTGAATTAGCTCAAAAGAGAAACTCTTCTGTAGAAGTTGTCCTAATTGGGCCAAAAGTAGATACTGAGCTTAAAATATATGAAGCTAACACAGAAGATGAGCAACATAAAAGAATGGAAGAACTTTTAGATAGTGGCGAAATAAATAGTGCTGTAACAATGCATTATACTTTCCCACTAGGAGTATCTACTGTAGGTAGGGTGGTAACCCCTGGAAAAGGTAAAGAAATGTTTATAGCAACAACAACAGGAACATCATCTGCACATAGAGTTGAAGGTATGGTAAAAAATGCACTATACGGAATAATCACAGCTAAAGCAATGGGAATTAAAAAACCAACAGTTGGGCTTCTAAATGTAGATGGTGTAAGACAAGTTGAAAGAGCATTAAATGAATTAAAATCCAATGGCTATGACTTTGATTTTGCTGAGTCTATGAGGTCAGATGGTGGCTCAGTGATGAGGGGAAATGACTTGTTAACTGGAACACCAGATGTAATGGTAACGGACTCATTAACTGGAAACCTTTTAATGAAAATATTCTCATCATACACTACAGGTGGAGACTATGAAGCTATGGGCTTTGGATATGGACCTGGAATAGGAGAAGACTATGAAAGAACTATCCTTATCCTATCTAGAGCTTCAGGAGTTCCTGTTGTTGCTAATGCAATCGAATTCGCTGCTGGCCTTGCTCAAGGTAAAGTTATAGATATTTCAAAAGAAGAATTTGCTAAGGCTAAGAAAGCAAAGTTTGACGATATATTGAAGGGCTTAAAGAAAGATACAAAGAAAGAAAGTACAGAAGATTCAGGTGAAGTAGTGGCGCCTGCTAAAGAGGTAGTTACTGGTTCAATTTCTGGTGTTGATATTATGGAACTAGAAGATGCAGTCGTAACACTTTGGAAAAATGGTATTTATGCAGAAAGTGGAATGGGCTGTACAGGACCTATAGTAATGGTTAATGAAGCAAAAGTAGATCAGGCAGTTGAAGTTTTAGCAAAAGCAGGATATATTGCTGGAGAATCTACTCCTTGTTAA
- a CDS encoding BMP family ABC transporter substrate-binding protein, whose amino-acid sequence MRKKVLSLTFVAILVLSLAVGCTTGGDSEIVVGMITDTGGLGDQSFNDSAWAGLEKAKKELKIAPKVLESQSADDYGPNLTSFAEEKADLIIGVGFLFEESMKAAAEQFPEQKFAVVDTVIDAPNVASLTFAANQGSYLVGVAAGLATETNKIGFIGGMQYPTIQEFEFGFRAGVKAVNPDAEVFVQYADSFEDAGKGKEIALAQHNKGADVIYHAAGGVGVGLMQAAEEKGFWAIGVDRDQSELAPKNVLCSMIKRVDAATYSISKDIVDGKFEGGLKKYDVTDGAIGYSDNAGNLPEDIKAVMEEHKQAIIDGKIVVPNTEEEFNAFQIPQL is encoded by the coding sequence ATGAGAAAAAAAGTTTTATCGTTAACTTTTGTGGCTATTTTAGTGTTATCCTTAGCAGTAGGATGTACTACAGGTGGGGATAGTGAAATTGTAGTTGGTATGATAACAGATACAGGTGGATTAGGAGATCAATCATTTAACGATTCAGCATGGGCTGGACTTGAGAAAGCTAAAAAAGAGTTAAAAATTGCTCCTAAAGTTTTAGAGTCACAATCAGCTGACGACTATGGTCCAAACCTAACTAGCTTTGCAGAAGAAAAAGCGGATTTAATAATTGGTGTTGGATTCCTTTTTGAAGAAAGTATGAAAGCGGCTGCAGAACAGTTTCCAGAACAAAAATTTGCAGTAGTTGATACAGTTATTGATGCTCCAAACGTAGCTTCTCTTACATTTGCAGCAAATCAAGGGTCTTATCTAGTAGGAGTAGCAGCTGGATTAGCTACAGAAACAAACAAAATTGGATTTATCGGTGGAATGCAGTACCCTACAATTCAAGAATTTGAGTTTGGATTTAGAGCAGGAGTTAAAGCAGTTAATCCAGATGCAGAAGTATTTGTTCAATATGCAGATTCTTTTGAAGACGCAGGTAAAGGAAAAGAAATTGCACTTGCTCAACATAACAAGGGTGCAGATGTTATATACCATGCTGCTGGTGGAGTTGGAGTTGGTTTAATGCAAGCAGCTGAAGAGAAAGGGTTCTGGGCAATCGGAGTTGACCGAGACCAATCTGAACTTGCTCCAAAGAATGTACTTTGCTCAATGATAAAAAGAGTAGATGCAGCAACTTATTCAATTTCTAAAGATATAGTAGATGGTAAATTTGAAGGTGGATTGAAGAAATATGATGTAACTGATGGAGCTATAGGCTACAGTGACAATGCTGGCAACCTACCTGAGGATATTAAAGCTGTAATGGAAGAACATAAGCAAGCTATAATTGATGGTAAAATAGTTGTACCTAACACTGAAGAAGAGTTTAATGCTTTCCAAATTCCACAACTATAA
- a CDS encoding ABC transporter ATP-binding protein — MACVVEMKNITKIFPGVVANDNVNFTLKKGETHVLLGENGAGKTTLMNILYGLYMPTSGEIYIHGEKTVISNPNIAIEKGIGMVHQHFMLVPPFTIAENIVLGREPSKINGLNLDMKKAINDVIEISDKYGLAVDPNAKIQDISVGMQQRVEILKALYRGADILILDEPTAVLTPQEIDELGVILDNLKKQGKSIILITHKLKEVMSMSDRVTVIRRGKVTNTLNTADTNTDELAELMVGRKVNLVVEKEEQKKGSVILEVKDLEALDNRELPALKKVSFEVHAGEILAIAGVDGNGQTELVEVLTSLRKVKSGTIRLNGKDITKASTKEIIENGVGHIPEDRHKRGLVLNHSLAENFILGNHREKPFSINGIMDYKKIHEHALELIEEFDVRTPNELVAAKSLSGGNQQKVIIAREIYRDPVLLIASQPTRGLDVGAIEFVHRRIVEQRNSGKAVLLVSLELDEVMALADRIAVIYDGKIVGILDSKDATERKLGIMMAGGKIDD, encoded by the coding sequence TTGGCATGTGTAGTGGAAATGAAAAATATAACTAAAATATTTCCCGGTGTAGTAGCCAATGATAATGTTAACTTTACTTTAAAAAAAGGTGAAACTCATGTTCTATTAGGTGAAAATGGTGCGGGAAAGACTACACTTATGAATATTTTATATGGCTTGTACATGCCTACATCAGGAGAAATATATATTCATGGAGAAAAAACAGTTATAAGTAATCCTAATATAGCTATTGAAAAGGGAATTGGTATGGTTCATCAACATTTTATGCTTGTACCACCTTTTACTATTGCTGAAAATATAGTTCTTGGAAGAGAACCTTCAAAAATTAATGGTTTAAATTTAGACATGAAAAAAGCCATCAACGACGTTATAGAGATATCAGATAAATACGGACTAGCAGTAGATCCTAATGCAAAAATTCAGGATATAAGTGTAGGTATGCAACAAAGAGTTGAAATATTAAAAGCCCTTTACAGGGGAGCCGACATTCTAATATTAGACGAGCCAACAGCTGTTCTTACTCCTCAAGAAATAGATGAGTTGGGGGTAATATTAGATAATCTTAAGAAGCAAGGAAAGTCTATTATATTGATTACTCATAAACTCAAAGAAGTTATGTCTATGAGTGACAGGGTGACTGTTATTAGAAGAGGCAAAGTAACTAATACACTTAACACTGCAGATACTAACACTGATGAATTAGCTGAACTAATGGTTGGGAGAAAAGTAAACCTTGTGGTAGAGAAAGAAGAGCAAAAAAAGGGTAGTGTGATATTAGAGGTTAAGGACCTAGAGGCATTGGACAATAGAGAACTACCTGCCCTAAAAAAAGTTAGTTTCGAAGTACATGCAGGAGAAATACTTGCCATAGCTGGTGTAGATGGTAATGGACAAACTGAACTAGTAGAAGTTTTAACTAGTCTTAGAAAAGTGAAATCAGGAACTATAAGGTTAAATGGTAAAGATATTACAAAAGCTAGTACAAAAGAAATTATAGAAAATGGTGTAGGTCATATTCCCGAGGATAGACATAAAAGAGGTTTAGTGTTAAATCATTCTCTAGCAGAAAACTTCATTCTAGGAAACCACAGAGAAAAACCTTTCAGCATAAATGGAATTATGGACTATAAGAAAATTCACGAACATGCTTTAGAACTAATAGAAGAATTTGATGTTAGGACTCCAAATGAGTTAGTAGCAGCAAAATCGCTATCAGGTGGAAACCAACAAAAAGTTATTATTGCAAGGGAGATTTATAGAGATCCTGTTTTGCTAATTGCTTCACAGCCTACAAGAGGACTTGATGTTGGAGCTATAGAATTTGTCCACAGAAGAATTGTAGAACAAAGAAATAGCGGGAAAGCGGTTTTACTTGTCTCATTAGAGTTAGATGAAGTTATGGCATTAGCAGATAGAATAGCTGTTATTTATGATGGAAAAATAGTAGGAATATTGGATTCAAAGGATGCTACTGAAAGAAAACTAGGAATAATGATGGCTGGAGGTAAGATAGATGACTAA
- a CDS encoding ABC transporter permease: MNKKDSKFRAFIENVKFPVIAVLLSFVIGAIFIIISGNNPLVAYEALIIGSLGSIPALGETLLKTTPLIFTGLAIAFAFRCGLFNIGAEGQYIAGAIFTVASAHIFRGLPHFALIPVILIAGALGGALWASIVGFLKARLGIHEVITSIMLNYTAMFVGNYCIRTVLNPSRLEGATQKAHTVLLPEAARLTKFKDILPSIFGHSSVNTSLIIAVLCCIAAYYILFKTALGYEIRSVGQSPLAAEYGGISITKNLLTAMLISGAFAGLAGTAQVAGLTYKVDMAPALPGYGFTGIAVALVGKNHPLGVLVSALLFGILSNGERKMQIAGIPKEIVGIIQGVIIIFIAGEQIVKIITKHREKKNNTEEVA; this comes from the coding sequence ATGAACAAGAAGGATAGTAAATTCAGAGCTTTTATAGAAAATGTAAAATTTCCTGTTATAGCTGTATTATTATCATTTGTTATTGGAGCTATATTCATAATAATATCAGGAAACAATCCTTTAGTTGCATATGAAGCCTTAATAATAGGAAGTTTAGGTAGTATTCCTGCCCTTGGAGAAACACTACTTAAAACTACCCCGCTAATATTTACTGGATTAGCAATTGCCTTTGCATTTAGATGCGGACTATTCAATATTGGAGCTGAGGGACAGTATATTGCAGGAGCTATATTTACAGTAGCTTCAGCCCATATATTTAGAGGGCTTCCTCATTTTGCTTTAATTCCGGTAATTCTGATAGCTGGTGCTTTGGGTGGAGCTTTATGGGCTTCTATAGTAGGCTTCTTAAAGGCACGACTAGGGATACATGAAGTTATTACGAGTATAATGCTAAACTATACAGCCATGTTTGTAGGAAACTATTGTATTAGAACAGTTTTAAATCCTTCTAGACTAGAAGGTGCTACACAGAAGGCCCATACTGTATTATTGCCAGAGGCAGCGCGACTTACAAAATTTAAGGATATACTGCCTTCAATTTTTGGGCATTCAAGTGTTAATACCTCACTAATAATCGCTGTTCTATGTTGTATAGCTGCATACTATATTCTATTCAAAACTGCTTTAGGTTATGAAATACGTTCTGTTGGACAAAGTCCATTAGCAGCTGAATATGGTGGGATTAGTATTACAAAAAATCTTTTAACAGCAATGCTTATATCAGGTGCTTTTGCAGGCTTAGCTGGAACTGCACAAGTAGCAGGACTAACTTATAAGGTTGATATGGCACCTGCATTACCTGGATATGGATTTACAGGTATAGCAGTGGCACTGGTAGGAAAGAACCATCCGCTTGGAGTATTAGTAAGTGCTCTCCTTTTTGGAATACTCAGTAATGGTGAAAGAAAGATGCAAATTGCTGGTATTCCAAAGGAAATCGTAGGAATAATCCAAGGAGTTATTATAATTTTCATTGCAGGAGAACAAATCGTGAAAATCATAACTAAGCACAGGGAAAAAAAGAATAATACTGAGGAGGTGGCATAA
- a CDS encoding ABC transporter permease, translating to MMLLVILAIFASGLRLATPLIFSAMGGVFSERSGVFNIALEGIMVMGAFFAVLTTYFTNLPWLGVLAAIIAGILTSLLLAVLAVHLKADQTITGVAINLLTASFTAYLLEIIWHRSGQTDPLKNALTKNPFPVLEKIPGIGVFFAQIPIFVYIAFATVAISYYVLWKTPFGLRVRAVGEHPRAADTVGIDVYKIRYICVMISGALAGLAGASLSLGTINLFREGMTAGKGFIAIAAVIFGKWHPIGAMLACIFFGLTEAIQIQASMLGLNVPSELLQALPYVATVLALVGVVGRAVGPAAGGQPYDKGEK from the coding sequence ATAATGCTTCTAGTGATTTTAGCCATATTTGCTTCAGGCTTAAGATTAGCTACACCTCTAATTTTCTCAGCTATGGGAGGAGTATTCTCTGAGAGATCTGGAGTTTTTAATATAGCTTTAGAAGGTATTATGGTAATGGGCGCTTTCTTTGCAGTTTTAACAACTTATTTTACTAATCTTCCTTGGTTAGGAGTATTAGCTGCTATTATAGCAGGTATTCTTACATCTTTGTTACTTGCTGTATTAGCTGTACATTTGAAAGCAGATCAAACTATTACAGGTGTTGCTATAAACCTATTGACTGCAAGCTTTACAGCATATCTACTTGAAATTATTTGGCATCGTTCTGGTCAAACTGACCCGTTAAAGAATGCATTAACAAAGAACCCATTTCCTGTGTTAGAAAAGATACCCGGGATTGGAGTATTTTTTGCACAAATACCAATATTTGTATATATTGCATTTGCTACAGTAGCTATATCTTACTATGTTCTATGGAAGACACCTTTTGGGTTAAGGGTTAGAGCTGTAGGAGAACATCCTAGGGCTGCAGATACAGTTGGTATCGATGTATATAAGATTAGATATATTTGTGTAATGATTAGTGGTGCTTTAGCTGGTCTTGCAGGAGCTTCATTATCATTAGGCACTATAAACCTATTTAGAGAAGGTATGACTGCTGGTAAGGGTTTTATTGCTATTGCAGCTGTAATATTTGGTAAGTGGCATCCAATCGGAGCCATGTTGGCATGTATTTTCTTTGGACTTACTGAAGCTATACAGATTCAAGCATCAATGCTTGGATTAAATGTTCCATCAGAACTTTTACAAGCTTTACCTTATGTAGCTACTGTCTTAGCTTTAGTAGGAGTAGTTGGAAGAGCAGTAGGACCAGCAGCAGGTGGTCAGCCTTATGATAAAGGTGAAAAGTAG